The following proteins are encoded in a genomic region of [Eubacterium] hominis:
- a CDS encoding DUF2313 domain-containing protein, whose product MANNILDPKTYLPPCYDGVREIDILADAISYMLGHIREELLQVLANNFAQTANEQGVARFERMLGLVSDASIDLETRRKRILSKMTTSTVFTIRVLRNNLIEMCDNGEFTITSDLDNFYMDLKVRIGKKGMLDVLYDLLYTMLPAHIGFYIHNHLPAKSEGGTFFAAATKFRHVYRVVDGITPKGKTTLTALPGATMSVRIEKSVLDAIVETINGSLDMYPAATTATSSIKRVTDSQIQRLKTEQTLRPAMAVVKTHIVKN is encoded by the coding sequence ATGGCTAATAACATACTAGATCCTAAAACCTACCTGCCACCTTGCTACGACGGTGTTAGGGAAATCGACATACTGGCGGACGCTATCTCTTATATGCTCGGTCATATAAGAGAGGAACTGCTACAGGTTCTTGCGAACAACTTCGCACAAACAGCGAACGAGCAAGGTGTAGCACGCTTTGAACGTATGCTAGGCCTTGTGTCGGACGCGTCTATAGATCTTGAGACAAGGCGTAAGAGGATCCTATCGAAAATGACTACGTCAACGGTTTTCACTATTAGAGTGCTTAGAAACAATCTTATAGAAATGTGCGACAATGGCGAGTTTACCATAACTAGCGACCTAGATAACTTTTATATGGATCTAAAAGTCCGCATAGGTAAAAAAGGTATGTTAGACGTGCTATACGATCTTTTATACACTATGCTACCAGCACACATAGGTTTTTATATCCATAACCATTTACCAGCAAAAAGCGAGGGTGGTACATTCTTCGCGGCGGCCACTAAGTTTAGACACGTCTACCGAGTTGTAGACGGAATAACGCCTAAAGGGAAAACTACCTTAACTGCCTTACCTGGTGCGACGATGAGTGTAAGGATTGAAAAAAGTGTCCTGGACGCTATTGTCGAAACAATTAACGGATCGCTAGATATGTATCCAGCAGCCACCACGGCAACATCAAGCATAAAACGGGTTACAGATAGCCAGATCCAAAGACTTAAAACAGAGCAGACGCTACGCCCAGCAATGGCTGTAGTGAAAACTCATATCGTAAAAAATTAG
- a CDS encoding baseplate J/gp47 family protein, giving the protein MSLKNLTLQGLIEMGLEKVPAEFDRRTGSIIYDTIASAANPLLYVAMEGAQIEDATYIETTYGEYADMLVAGKAITRYPATKAIKKGRFTTEKGAAIGIANGTRFSAVDSADGLIFSVVGPMDTPGEYMLECETAGTVGNSYYGPLIPISYIDTLATAEVIGDYREARDVESDEDLKKRYLDTFKRNSFGGNVGQYDEEVKKLDGVGEVQVHRAYPKSGHVLLSIVGPSYRKISADLVKTLQDIIDPEINGSQGTGLGMAPIFHTVHVTTPVERSIPISFKLQVLNGYTVAQLEPLIKAELEKLFITMRKEWGVLNETTHTYDTIVYTSRIIVAVSGILGVANISDVKIDGSANDLVLKETGALQELPILGAISING; this is encoded by the coding sequence ATGAGTCTAAAGAACTTAACTTTACAGGGGCTAATAGAAATGGGGCTAGAAAAGGTGCCGGCCGAATTTGATCGCCGAACTGGATCTATTATCTATGACACTATCGCCTCTGCGGCAAATCCTCTTTTATATGTCGCTATGGAGGGCGCCCAGATTGAGGACGCAACTTACATAGAAACAACCTACGGGGAATATGCCGATATGTTAGTAGCTGGGAAAGCCATAACGCGCTATCCTGCTACTAAGGCAATAAAAAAAGGTAGATTTACCACAGAAAAAGGTGCGGCTATTGGCATAGCTAATGGCACTCGCTTTTCTGCTGTGGACTCTGCGGACGGTTTAATCTTTTCGGTTGTCGGTCCTATGGATACACCTGGCGAGTATATGCTAGAGTGCGAAACGGCTGGGACGGTCGGAAATAGTTACTACGGACCGCTAATACCGATCTCTTACATTGACACCCTAGCCACCGCGGAAGTTATCGGAGACTACAGAGAGGCGCGAGACGTGGAAAGCGATGAGGATCTCAAGAAAAGATACCTCGACACTTTTAAACGAAACTCTTTCGGTGGAAACGTGGGGCAATACGACGAAGAAGTAAAAAAATTGGACGGTGTAGGGGAAGTACAAGTCCATAGGGCTTATCCTAAGTCCGGACACGTATTACTATCTATCGTCGGACCAAGTTATAGAAAAATAAGTGCCGATCTTGTCAAGACCTTACAGGACATTATAGACCCAGAAATCAACGGGTCCCAGGGTACCGGACTAGGCATGGCGCCAATTTTTCATACAGTGCACGTAACTACTCCAGTAGAGCGTTCAATACCTATAAGTTTTAAATTACAGGTATTGAACGGCTACACAGTAGCACAGCTAGAGCCACTCATTAAAGCTGAACTTGAGAAACTCTTTATAACAATGCGGAAAGAATGGGGCGTCTTAAATGAGACAACGCATACGTATGACACTATAGTTTATACATCACGTATTATCGTAGCCGTTTCTGGTATCTTAGGCGTAGCTAATATATCGGACGTAAAAATAGACGGTTCCGCGAATGATTTAGTCTTAAAGGAGACTGGGGCTCTACAGGAGTTACCTATCTTGGGAGCGATTAGTATAAATGGCTAA
- a CDS encoding DUF2634 domain-containing protein, with amino-acid sequence MPGPAIAEVVADYDDELMPSKTYRLDPDTKRITGVIDGREAMRQAIYKILSTERASYPVYGTDEGINYGVELDRFIGKSFSFIASDIERTISDALLQDERVLSVNDFKVGDPTNDMLTLSFTVATLYGDIEIGTEARIKK; translated from the coding sequence ATGCCAGGACCAGCCATAGCAGAAGTCGTAGCAGATTACGACGATGAACTCATGCCGTCTAAGACATATAGGCTTGACCCGGATACGAAACGTATAACGGGCGTAATTGACGGCAGAGAGGCGATGAGACAGGCGATATATAAGATACTCTCTACAGAGCGTGCGAGTTATCCTGTATATGGTACAGACGAGGGTATAAATTATGGTGTTGAATTAGACCGATTTATAGGCAAGTCTTTTAGTTTTATTGCCTCAGACATTGAAAGAACTATTTCGGACGCGTTGCTACAGGACGAAAGAGTGCTCAGTGTCAACGATTTTAAAGTAGGCGATCCTACAAACGATATGCTTACACTAAGTTTTACGGTTGCGACCCTGTATGGGGACATCGAAATCGGAACGGAGGCGAGAATTAAAAAATGA
- a CDS encoding DUF2577 family protein gives MPAGDKLIQCMKQVSKKANPATKNTDVVYGVVKSTSPLTVLVDNRLELTEEFLILSPFCKKAGFNISINSHQHGISVSKVSQENHSHGIADITLKDHKHKLDGKDTSDAGSQTISNLKTKESGGFSIQPTAECGEAGGHKISVTLWGDLEVADKLVMLRVAEGQAYMILYRDRLDIKVSCQDQP, from the coding sequence ATGCCAGCAGGAGATAAACTTATACAGTGTATGAAACAAGTAAGTAAGAAAGCAAACCCTGCCACAAAAAATACAGACGTTGTATATGGCGTGGTAAAAAGTACAAGTCCTCTTACGGTTCTTGTAGACAATCGCCTGGAACTGACGGAGGAGTTTCTTATACTTTCTCCCTTTTGTAAAAAGGCAGGTTTCAATATTTCAATAAATTCACACCAGCACGGTATTTCTGTGAGCAAAGTATCACAGGAGAACCATTCTCACGGCATTGCTGATATTACCTTAAAAGATCATAAGCACAAACTTGACGGAAAGGATACTAGCGACGCAGGATCCCAAACAATTAGCAATCTAAAAACCAAAGAGTCGGGGGGTTTTAGTATTCAGCCAACAGCCGAATGCGGAGAAGCAGGCGGGCACAAGATAAGCGTTACCCTTTGGGGCGATCTGGAAGTCGCCGACAAGTTAGTAATGCTAAGAGTTGCGGAGGGTCAAGCCTATATGATCCTATACCGCGACAGATTGGATATTAAAGTATCATGCCAGGACCAGCCATAG
- a CDS encoding tape measure protein — protein MATIRNAITMQDRMSPVFNKMLTAMQKTLTVMEAVDQASTGVMGDTTGIKQAQTAINAARNDVIKMQNELDTLNNKHVNVSVDVAKSNALNKSAMPAQSAVTSGVSTAQTAGTPPASMFIAPNTPQGIFAPLTKEAEEANAAAQKLERSINGIRAPNDLASSFMTAGSQGSYAGRAISAAMAQAKQNAAGVNVEGLKVTKALAGVDYQALQLGSNNFGQQMKEQLDRANKEAEQLEKNLGDVGETAQRAGNGMRLLNFTAGLSLARQAWSAVSGSAAYLDNLSQIQARLNNINDGSQTTAELQGKIMAAANRSRGSYQDLADTVAKLNLLAGDSFKSNDEAIAFAEQLNKMFVVSGTSAQEASAAMYQLNQALASGRLQGDEFRSIIENAPMLANAIAKSMGVSRAKLKEMSSDGAITADVIKRAMVDCAGEVNAQFAKMPMTFGQAMNLIQNEAAAKFQAVSNSFSEMINGEDIQIIADAIGGVITGAAYLAIGAIKLLSEALGFLRSNLSWIAPIAIGLATAFGLYAAALIACKIATVASTIANGAHALSENIKMAAMWLASDATLAETAAQWGLNAALLACPITWIILAIIALIVLIYAVVGALNMFAGTSISATGIVAGVFFALGAIIYNIFMACYNVIAWFINWFARIWNNPEYAAKLAVGNIAKGILDMCISGVESVDDLATSLANAFVWAANKAIGAVNDLIDLLNKLPGVDIGKVDEMTYTDSALSSQLSALQSAKNDVDSWIGEKPTGWDDNVLDYGGFKDIGDSFNNGYNWGAGVESDIGDWFNGLGDLGIPDMSDLGDQLGALADSASNPTIAGGKIDKVKKIEDDVELSDEDIKMLKDIASTKYINKFTTLQPNMSVTFGDVHENADVDKIMEAIENMTEQALAETILEE, from the coding sequence ATGGCAACTATACGAAATGCTATAACCATGCAAGATCGTATGTCGCCCGTATTTAATAAAATGCTAACCGCAATGCAAAAAACGCTAACGGTCATGGAGGCAGTGGATCAAGCGAGCACGGGTGTTATGGGAGATACTACGGGTATTAAGCAAGCACAGACCGCAATCAACGCAGCGCGAAATGACGTTATAAAAATGCAGAACGAACTCGACACTTTGAACAATAAGCACGTAAATGTATCTGTGGACGTTGCAAAGAGTAACGCTTTGAACAAAAGTGCTATGCCTGCTCAAAGTGCCGTTACGTCTGGAGTTTCTACGGCCCAGACCGCAGGAACACCTCCGGCAAGTATGTTTATCGCGCCCAATACACCGCAGGGGATCTTTGCCCCTCTTACAAAAGAGGCGGAGGAAGCTAACGCAGCGGCGCAAAAATTGGAGCGATCCATAAACGGAATACGAGCGCCAAATGATCTAGCAAGCTCTTTTATGACTGCTGGAAGTCAAGGCAGTTATGCGGGTAGAGCTATTTCTGCAGCAATGGCGCAGGCTAAACAAAATGCGGCTGGCGTAAATGTAGAGGGGCTCAAAGTAACTAAGGCCCTTGCAGGAGTAGATTACCAGGCTCTACAGTTAGGATCGAATAATTTCGGTCAACAAATGAAAGAGCAGCTCGACAGAGCAAATAAAGAGGCCGAGCAGTTAGAGAAGAACCTTGGCGATGTGGGAGAAACTGCTCAGCGGGCAGGAAATGGCATGAGGCTGTTAAACTTTACGGCAGGTCTCAGTCTTGCTCGCCAAGCATGGTCGGCAGTAAGTGGATCCGCTGCTTATTTAGATAATCTAAGCCAGATACAGGCTCGTTTAAATAATATAAATGACGGATCACAAACAACAGCCGAGTTACAAGGTAAGATCATGGCAGCGGCTAATAGGTCGAGAGGATCTTACCAAGATTTAGCCGATACAGTAGCAAAACTTAACTTGCTGGCGGGCGACAGCTTTAAGTCTAACGATGAGGCTATCGCATTTGCGGAACAACTAAACAAGATGTTTGTTGTTTCCGGTACATCGGCGCAAGAAGCCAGTGCGGCTATGTATCAGTTAAACCAAGCCCTAGCCTCTGGACGTCTACAGGGCGATGAGTTTAGATCCATTATCGAAAACGCACCAATGTTAGCAAACGCAATAGCTAAGTCAATGGGCGTATCAAGAGCTAAACTGAAAGAAATGTCCTCCGACGGTGCAATTACCGCGGACGTCATTAAAAGAGCCATGGTGGACTGCGCAGGCGAAGTAAACGCGCAATTTGCCAAAATGCCTATGACATTCGGACAAGCAATGAACCTTATACAAAATGAGGCCGCCGCAAAATTTCAAGCAGTGTCAAACTCCTTTTCAGAAATGATAAACGGCGAAGATATACAAATCATCGCAGACGCAATAGGTGGGGTAATTACTGGAGCCGCTTACCTTGCCATTGGAGCGATTAAACTCTTGAGCGAGGCACTTGGTTTTCTGCGCAGTAACCTTAGTTGGATAGCCCCTATTGCTATTGGACTAGCGACAGCCTTTGGTCTATACGCGGCCGCATTGATAGCCTGTAAGATCGCCACAGTTGCCTCAACGATTGCCAATGGCGCTCATGCGCTATCGGAAAATATCAAAATGGCGGCGATGTGGTTAGCGAGCGACGCTACTCTCGCTGAAACTGCGGCCCAGTGGGGGCTTAACGCTGCGTTGTTGGCTTGCCCTATTACTTGGATCATATTGGCTATAATCGCTCTTATCGTGCTTATTTATGCTGTGGTAGGAGCGCTGAACATGTTCGCGGGTACTTCTATAAGTGCTACGGGTATCGTGGCTGGTGTTTTCTTCGCCTTAGGTGCAATTATCTACAATATCTTTATGGCTTGTTACAATGTGATAGCCTGGTTTATAAATTGGTTTGCTCGTATATGGAACAACCCAGAGTATGCAGCCAAGTTAGCCGTAGGGAATATAGCCAAGGGTATCCTGGATATGTGCATAAGTGGCGTAGAGAGCGTAGACGACTTAGCAACGTCATTAGCCAATGCGTTTGTGTGGGCGGCTAATAAGGCGATAGGTGCGGTAAATGATCTAATCGACTTGCTTAATAAACTACCTGGCGTAGATATTGGTAAAGTCGATGAAATGACTTATACAGACAGCGCCTTATCTAGCCAGTTAAGCGCCTTGCAAAGTGCTAAGAACGATGTAGACTCCTGGATCGGAGAAAAACCTACAGGCTGGGACGATAACGTCCTAGACTACGGAGGTTTCAAGGATATAGGGGACTCTTTCAACAACGGCTATAACTGGGGCGCTGGTGTCGAAAGTGATATAGGCGACTGGTTTAATGGCTTAGGAGATCTCGGTATCCCAGATATGTCCGACTTAGGCGATCAGTTAGGGGCACTCGCTGACTCCGCAAGTAACCCTACTATAGCGGGCGGTAAGATAGACAAGGTTAAAAAGATTGAGGACGACGTGGAACTGTCCGACGAGGACATAAAAATGCTCAAGGATATAGCCTCTACGAAGTATATCAATAAATTTACGACCTTACAGCCTAATATGTCCGTAACCTTTGGAGACGTACACGAAAATGCGGACGTCGATAAGATTATGGAAGCAATCGAAAATATGACAGAGCAAGCTCTGGCTGAAACTATACTAGAGGAGTGA
- a CDS encoding XkdN-like protein, with product MANKANKANEEIEVNENKAGSLEEFLLNNPVDLVDEVKISDRIPFTFKIKAMDADLYEALQKRYTKTYRKGKITYDSMGFNIGMIIESCVSPNFKAADFVKKAGVISPEEAVKKLLRPGEIINLATFIQELSGFDKDTEELKDEVKNS from the coding sequence ATGGCAAATAAAGCAAATAAAGCAAACGAAGAAATCGAAGTAAACGAAAACAAAGCAGGAAGCCTAGAAGAGTTTCTGCTTAATAATCCTGTGGACTTAGTGGACGAGGTTAAAATCTCTGACCGTATCCCGTTTACCTTTAAAATCAAGGCAATGGACGCGGACTTATACGAAGCCCTACAGAAACGCTACACTAAAACATATCGTAAGGGAAAAATCACTTATGACAGCATGGGCTTTAATATCGGTATGATTATTGAAAGCTGCGTAAGTCCAAATTTCAAAGCGGCGGACTTCGTTAAAAAAGCGGGAGTCATTTCTCCAGAAGAGGCTGTTAAGAAATTACTTCGTCCTGGCGAAATTATTAACCTGGCTACCTTTATCCAGGAGTTAAGCGGTTTTGACAAAGACACCGAGGAGCTTAAAGACGAAGTAAAAAACTCCTAA
- a CDS encoding phage tail tube protein, with the protein MTILDLKDTVNGGQGFVQIELEGNLETLFQVKNVEAFLEKNKEALPVAGSHWEQSKLKTIKGTGSCTIYHMSSMFVVLAQRLAKEGKDFDFDMIITNEDKNSSVGKQTTVLRGCNMDKILLAKFDTDSAALEEDFDFTFSDMDVLNTFKKPSYF; encoded by the coding sequence ATGACTATCTTAGATTTAAAAGATACCGTCAATGGCGGGCAGGGTTTCGTACAAATTGAACTTGAGGGAAATCTTGAAACGCTATTCCAGGTAAAGAATGTAGAAGCCTTCCTCGAAAAGAATAAAGAGGCGTTGCCTGTGGCTGGGTCACACTGGGAACAGAGCAAACTAAAAACGATCAAGGGTACAGGAAGCTGTACTATTTATCATATGTCCTCTATGTTCGTCGTGCTGGCTCAAAGATTAGCAAAAGAGGGTAAAGATTTCGACTTCGACATGATTATCACAAATGAGGATAAAAACAGCTCAGTAGGAAAACAAACTACCGTATTAAGGGGCTGTAACATGGATAAGATCCTCTTGGCTAAGTTTGACACGGACTCAGCAGCTTTAGAGGAAGATTTCGACTTTACCTTTAGCGACATGGACGTGCTAAACACGTTTAAAAAACCGTCGTATTTCTAG
- a CDS encoding phage tail sheath subtilisin-like domain-containing protein: MANAGTWTGQTKNRPGAYINIKAVRNANVAASDRGIVALPLALGWGPDDKVVELTATEIADGTFTKKLGCSIDDPAVQPLIEAMKYASKALIYSLTAGGIKASATIGTGETALKITAKYSGTKGNSLTVAVNSTSVKDKYEVVTMLEASTKDKQVVSTIEELQANDFVTFEGQGALKVNAGTKLTGGTDSSVTTSTMSNFLAAIKSKAWNAVGLPLYGLDGAALNGTVATYIKALRDAGKKVFAVVNNYPQADCEGVISVDQGYRTEAETVDIDAFVGTVAGMAAGTPINQSNTYRVITGAQEIINPKTDEEIEAGLMSGCFMLSYRQDGAVVVESDINTLVNVGADKSDSFKKNRVVRTLDDVANTIRSTFENSFLGKVTRNEAGKNAFKAAIIKYFTQLQNMEAIQNFTSEDVEVLDGDSIDSIVVNVAIQPLDSMEKLYMTVSVN; the protein is encoded by the coding sequence ATGGCTAATGCAGGAACTTGGACCGGTCAAACAAAGAACCGACCAGGAGCATATATCAATATCAAGGCCGTAAGAAATGCAAACGTCGCCGCGAGTGATCGTGGTATCGTCGCCTTGCCCCTAGCACTAGGCTGGGGTCCAGACGATAAAGTCGTCGAGCTTACGGCAACAGAAATCGCCGACGGCACTTTCACTAAGAAATTAGGGTGCTCAATCGACGACCCAGCAGTACAACCGCTAATCGAAGCGATGAAATACGCGTCTAAAGCATTGATTTACTCTTTGACGGCAGGCGGTATTAAAGCAAGCGCTACGATTGGAACGGGAGAAACTGCTCTAAAGATTACGGCGAAGTACAGCGGCACTAAGGGCAACAGCCTTACGGTGGCGGTAAACTCTACTAGCGTAAAGGATAAGTACGAAGTCGTAACAATGCTAGAAGCGTCTACCAAGGACAAGCAGGTAGTAAGTACAATCGAAGAATTACAGGCTAACGACTTTGTGACATTTGAGGGACAGGGTGCCTTAAAAGTAAATGCCGGCACTAAATTAACCGGCGGAACGGACTCCTCTGTCACAACGTCCACGATGTCTAATTTTTTGGCAGCTATTAAGTCAAAGGCTTGGAATGCCGTGGGCTTACCTTTATACGGGCTGGACGGTGCGGCTCTTAATGGGACGGTGGCTACTTACATCAAAGCCCTACGAGACGCAGGGAAAAAGGTGTTTGCAGTCGTAAACAACTACCCACAAGCCGATTGTGAGGGCGTTATATCTGTAGACCAAGGATACAGAACAGAAGCCGAAACGGTAGACATAGACGCTTTTGTAGGAACAGTAGCGGGAATGGCAGCAGGTACGCCTATCAATCAATCTAACACATACAGAGTGATTACAGGTGCACAGGAGATTATCAATCCTAAAACAGACGAAGAAATCGAAGCCGGGCTAATGTCTGGCTGTTTTATGCTTTCCTATCGTCAAGACGGAGCCGTCGTAGTTGAGTCTGACATTAACACTCTAGTGAATGTCGGAGCAGATAAAAGCGACTCTTTTAAAAAAAACAGAGTGGTAAGAACACTAGACGACGTAGCGAACACTATCCGCTCTACCTTTGAAAACAGTTTCCTGGGCAAAGTAACACGTAACGAAGCAGGGAAAAACGCTTTTAAAGCGGCAATTATTAAGTATTTTACTCAACTCCAAAACATGGAAGCGATCCAAAACTTTACAAGTGAGGACGTGGAGGTCTTAGACGGAGATAGTATCGACTCAATCGTCGTAAACGTAGCCATACAGCCATTGGATAGCATGGAAAAGCTATACATGACTGTATCCGTAAACTAA
- a CDS encoding HK97 gp10 family phage protein — MLDHKDFAKMCDNYANMAKDFEAFLIDFLLEEAKWVQGATKDRTPVKTGHLRGRWRITKVYKLSSGNLGFTLVNDADYASYVELGHTTKKRDKWVEGYFMATISIAKLEERMPADFEKEFILFLRKHGVQ, encoded by the coding sequence ATGCTTGACCATAAGGACTTTGCCAAAATGTGCGACAATTACGCCAATATGGCTAAGGACTTTGAGGCATTTCTTATCGACTTTTTGCTTGAAGAGGCGAAGTGGGTACAGGGTGCTACGAAAGACCGTACTCCTGTTAAAACGGGACATTTACGCGGCAGGTGGCGCATAACCAAAGTCTATAAGTTATCAAGCGGTAATCTAGGCTTTACACTCGTCAATGACGCCGATTATGCGAGCTACGTCGAACTCGGACATACAACTAAAAAGCGCGATAAATGGGTCGAGGGCTATTTTATGGCTACAATCAGTATCGCAAAATTGGAGGAACGTATGCCCGCAGACTTTGAGAAAGAATTTATACTTTTCTTGAGAAAGCACGGGGTGCAGTAA
- a CDS encoding phage major capsid protein, whose product MPQQVVLKDQLQGFVPTEKATGIMGFVAKGSALIPQSKLEPMTAPTKEFTFWANTPSAYWVGEGKRIKTSVASFLTAKMEAHKIGVIIPCTKEKLNDTIINVFEEMKEPIADAIQQKVDMAGLFGIDSPFQFNLYDNAVKNGMYIVDGTNGALDLDVSDVMALVEDEGMDVTGFIAHTGIKNRLRKLRDGDGNQLYVDGTNTREFYNVPITFAKGKASFDREKAQLFAGDWSKSLVGVYQGLEYEVLKEATLQDTLWTDGKPLSLAEQDMIALKVTARFAFLPVNEKAFAILATKDTTPGQLGIMSIASYPSVSVAGKTVIVGAEATTGNTLLYLIGDSLTMPKYHEELADGTDGWKAWDGKAEIEAESGEVIIVAEIDATGQAVRAGKAVISVK is encoded by the coding sequence ATGCCACAGCAAGTAGTATTAAAAGATCAGTTACAGGGCTTCGTACCTACCGAAAAGGCTACCGGTATCATGGGCTTTGTGGCTAAGGGGTCCGCATTGATCCCACAATCAAAACTAGAGCCTATGACGGCTCCTACAAAAGAGTTTACCTTTTGGGCTAATACACCAAGTGCCTACTGGGTAGGAGAGGGTAAACGTATCAAGACTTCCGTAGCGTCTTTTTTGACCGCTAAAATGGAAGCACACAAAATCGGGGTAATTATCCCATGTACCAAAGAAAAATTGAATGACACAATCATCAACGTATTTGAGGAAATGAAAGAACCTATCGCCGACGCTATTCAGCAAAAAGTAGATATGGCAGGGCTATTCGGTATCGACTCGCCTTTCCAGTTTAATCTCTATGATAACGCAGTCAAGAACGGTATGTATATCGTTGACGGGACCAATGGCGCACTAGATTTAGACGTATCCGACGTTATGGCCTTGGTCGAGGACGAGGGTATGGACGTAACGGGCTTCATTGCGCATACCGGAATTAAAAACCGTTTGCGTAAACTACGTGATGGAGACGGAAATCAGTTATACGTTGACGGTACAAACACTAGGGAGTTTTACAACGTACCTATTACGTTTGCTAAAGGTAAAGCGTCATTTGACCGTGAAAAGGCTCAGTTATTTGCCGGAGACTGGTCTAAGTCATTGGTAGGTGTTTACCAAGGCTTAGAGTATGAGGTGCTAAAAGAGGCAACCTTACAAGATACCTTATGGACTGACGGAAAGCCTTTGAGCTTAGCAGAGCAGGACATGATCGCCCTTAAAGTTACAGCACGCTTCGCGTTTTTACCTGTAAATGAAAAGGCGTTTGCTATTTTGGCAACGAAAGACACGACTCCAGGGCAATTAGGAATTATGTCTATTGCGTCTTATCCTAGCGTATCTGTAGCAGGCAAAACCGTTATCGTAGGTGCAGAGGCCACTACTGGAAATACTTTGTTGTACCTTATCGGGGACTCCTTGACAATGCCTAAGTACCATGAAGAATTAGCCGACGGAACAGACGGCTGGAAAGCATGGGACGGAAAAGCAGAAATTGAAGCAGAGTCCGGAGAGGTTATCATCGTTGCGGAAATCGACGCTACAGGCCAAGCAGTGCGCGCAGGTAAAGCTGTTATCAGCGTAAAATAA
- a CDS encoding phage scaffolding protein, with translation MDLQEQYRAFLKAQGLEDAQIEKIVKAMSGAKLYLSSEEDIDKRYQKLKGQKELLDEQLKGANATIETLKKSNTSDEDLQAEVQKYKDANKALQEKYDKDVVTVEKKQQVMEALKKEGAIHPDLLISSVDLEKIELKDGKITGHKDAIKSLKESYKDQFKEEDPSTEEGDNGGGSEPYSYTPPGGKPGDSKTPADIYAAMAAYSVHQ, from the coding sequence ATGGATTTACAAGAGCAATACAGAGCATTTTTAAAAGCCCAAGGCTTGGAGGACGCACAGATCGAAAAAATCGTAAAGGCTATGTCTGGCGCCAAACTGTACTTGTCTAGCGAGGAGGACATCGACAAGCGTTATCAAAAACTGAAAGGGCAAAAGGAATTGTTAGACGAACAACTTAAAGGGGCAAATGCGACAATCGAAACCCTTAAAAAGTCTAATACGTCTGACGAGGACCTGCAAGCGGAAGTACAGAAGTACAAAGACGCGAACAAGGCGCTACAGGAGAAGTACGATAAAGACGTAGTAACTGTAGAGAAAAAGCAGCAGGTCATGGAGGCGCTTAAAAAAGAGGGCGCTATCCACCCCGACTTACTTATCTCTAGTGTTGATTTAGAAAAAATCGAACTTAAAGACGGTAAGATCACAGGGCACAAAGACGCCATTAAGTCTTTAAAAGAAAGTTATAAGGATCAGTTTAAAGAAGAAGATCCGAGCACAGAAGAGGGCGATAACGGCGGAGGTAGCGAGCCTTATAGCTATACACCTCCAGGCGGAAAACCAGGCGACAGTAAAACGCCTGCCGATATTTACGCAGCCATGGCCGCTTATTCTGTTCATCAATAG